Proteins found in one Ctenopharyngodon idella isolate HZGC_01 chromosome 16, HZGC01, whole genome shotgun sequence genomic segment:
- the LOC127497749 gene encoding histone-lysine N-methyltransferase ASH1L-like isoform X1, with the protein MDKKRQKATPAPRLEKEERTEDRKRMRKTKGAEPEASSKNTNIELKPQQQTRPEELTDTKFDQSDGNVRMKIGVGAKRTKKPPKSLENFICRPTIRISQRLAHGDGHSSCGGEVSSSEIRVGKQSNREIQKKDSNNSISPKGSTRMNLPLPTSSKKGDSTPVITASKKTPSKNMRKADSKSLFPSDGPSYAVQPQTDSKVPLSDRITSSTLLKQTYSPPAAPSPPSSLQQNSSPQDSTQVLNVQKEKGKDLPTGEAMTSSLSSECSKVMTLNAQASQQSSSSLENDSTSFPVSCSENSLKQTPYPPKKTSRVRESHVDKVLNANEKEDGDSACSKNMCNTITNNRSEENGLLHQANPSIKIPLLLSASDKSAESATPENSTCTKELLESRERNKKYNESEVIDDTRKMTMEPAQTVAVQPSDGSRMGHIIDKNKKKDRHSSNQEEDVQCSSQTSSCADSQFNSSVLSDESPLHPKQNIISQNNQNAVEMTKMANKGEKMDLVKTPNVSSTASKMIPQKIKPIKVPYMKSSKALSSQQGKTRPVGRPPKSKQLQHPSPRSETSSLEPPPKKRGRPKIVRLDESPQGSQSQKSSTKLPILEHSNVSDPEDGLKLPKPTPKTQVHPKCSSSVKTKKSKSQDSSSGKKGAEGKLKPSLSKARDAQIRRKRNRLIMKTIIKNINKMRVKKKDKVLTQFLSGQSQSYTTDFAQKNNEGDADCSVSDGTHSLSSLLTSFGAKLGPQINVSKRGTIYIGKRRGRKPKTQRETSDQDSGQVLSQKSQQVLTESSNQLNSLSTSGEHSNSFNGQSALCSFPYSFKHLESPSPSISSFRRKLHPGNHEYDQHSASKVTSSQKVKAVPEEKSKPPSSSQSAPHPSATSQLGSVRIQDHRTTHLARSALMEQERLKYKCHRKGHNCFTHDKTRRHKHKCKKKFLQLRAKRQDPAFLAEVEELVVRLSEIHIVHHISSRGCGDEAKSGRKSGKGKAHVLQCLPQNLHHPTMFQINFSGYYSPQSEFSRDSLHYVGMADFKRNNGCPSQPSEHIVTHCPVVHKLGFPLSGGGCYHSPYKMPLSTTSFGFGLYSGYPPSATIYPSSPFLPSYVHPYSKNPILSPSKFHKRKHKFLKRDSVLCSGKPQATYANVTSHSSSDWFSRNSWQRKDNREQGRDKRFVDDRLREREGTEGLLGQSKLRKDHFRRGLSSNSPCSSSTPIKQTDQQKTSPLSYIGPAHLRPISKVRWAEHQQPWRWRESFQVEPRNRGLNQEAGSGYQEDDDEGDEELPSPPLVDRTIHHHAFLRNPNLASSGYSRMTGQRSTDGVQCASRNLMRPGSSTMKESCSAGGKRPSESFQPGSSLFREHYPHASPSLNEGQEGGGREKRPNISKTHFQTNDIRLFSSSSATKNSLSHLNNSKNTTQNKGTLKHAKKPLRKKNPKGLEVTGREVKRRGPGRPRKNPAPCFFPNLLTTPLHHEVTECPAKRKKGERDDYTVLSAIEAIAQHEKRQRRKKRDEARSNEGQVDEGKDVTLNQEPSHSHADTSSPSQDPSVSVNSQSEKRSAVPHEKKYEWAGLYSNVYKSENPMSLSSPVHTDCLEYDPEEHEHGLLPAPIHVGKYLRLKRIDFQLPYDIYQLCAHKKRPKKSKTPRKTAPSDGSVDVMSHTQTEDSFCKPHKHSVTRDCVSDSLNRNVSCRPTTEEAEEEISETDTDNKLPNQSDPFEQQEKGNDAENVPSPLLMMPLSFEERSFVLEHGIFLVRNYEKMRDRQALLLREEVTEREKENKEDGGSSQSQKGDLEDTSTKSDQRLTHSSPQSENRLSGEGDEEGRSVQSRNLTQTLQGIYDVIVSHKGSSGQTLAAPLLNLCSRKRSGSAPVDLSMLQKQLLSGHYESLDTFHSDMLKVFHCAEKYYGCESSVGRNVRQLREVYHSAHQEALTQIGSFL; encoded by the exons GATAAGAAAAGGCAAAAGGCAACACCTGCACCAAGACTGGAGAAAGAAGAGAGGACAGAAGACAGGAAGAGgatgagaaaaaccaaaggGGCTGAACCAGAAGCTTCCTCAAAGAATACTAACATCGAACTTAAGCCCCAGCAGCAGACTAGGCCGGAGGAGTTAACAGATACAAAGTTCGACCAGTCAGACGGAAATGTAAGAATGAAAATAGGGGTTGGAGCAAAACGGACGAAGAAGCCCCCAAAGAGCCTTGAGAACTTCATATGCAGGCCCACAATTAGGATCTCTCAAAGGCTTGCACACGGAGATGGTCATAGTTCATGTGGAGGTGAAGTCTCCAGTTCCGAAATCAGAGTGGGCAAGCAGTCAAATCGAGAGATTCAGAAAAAAGATAGCAACAATTCCATTTCTCCAAAAGGTTCCACAAGGATGAATCTCCCACTTCCCACTTCATCCAAAAAAGGTGACTCTACACCAGTAATTACAGCCTCTAAAAAG ACTCCATCAAAAAACATGAGGAAGGCTGACTCAAAGTCATTATTCCCATCGGATGGACCTTCTTATGCAGTTCAACCACAGACAGATAGCAAAGTACCACTTTCAGATAGGATAACTTCCTCTACCTTGCTGAAACAGACGTATTCACCTCCAGCTGCCCCTTCTCCACCTTCCTCATTACAACAGAACTCCAGTCCACAAGACAGCACGCAggttttaaatgttcaaaaagaAAAGGGCAAAGATCTCCCAACTGGAGAAGCAATGACCTCCTCCCTCAGTTCAGAATGTTCAAAGGTTATGACTCTGAATGCTCAGGCATCTCAGCAGTCTTCTTCCAGTCTTGAAAATGACAGCACATCGTTTCCAGTATCATGTAGTGAGAATTCACTCAAGCAAACTCCCTATCCTCCAAAAAAGACTTCTAGAGTCAGAGAAAGTCATGTTGACAAGGTTTTGAATGCAAATGAGAAAGAGGATGGAGATTCTGCATGTTCCAAGAACATGTGTAACACCATAACTAACAATAGGAGTGAGGAAAATGGTTTATTGCATCAGGCAAATCCCTCTATCAAGATACCTCTGCTCCTTTCTGCTTCAGATAAATCTGCTGAATCAGCAACTCCTGAGAACAGCACTTGTACGAAAGAGTTACTGGAAAGCAGAGAAAGAAACAAGAAGTATAATGAAAGTGAAGTCATAGATGACACCAGAAAAATGACCATGGAACCTGCCCAAACCGTTGCTGTCCAGCCAAGTGATGGCAGCAGGATGGGGCATATCATTGACAAGAATAAGAAAAAGGATAGGCATAGTTCAAACCAGGAAGAAGATGTGCAGTGTTCATCTCAAACTTCCAGCTGTGCAGATTCTCAGTTTAACAGTTCTGTTCTAAGTGATGAGTCACCTTTACATCCCAAACAaaacatcatctcacagaacaATCAAAACGCTGTTGAAATGACAAAGATGGCAAATAAAGGGGAGAAGATGGATCTTGTCAAAACTCCTAATGTTAGTTCCACTGCCTCTAAAATGATAcctcaaaaaataaaacctatAAAAGTTCCTTACATGAAGTCCTCAAAGGCATTGTCATCACAGCAGGGTAAAACAAGACCAGTTGGTCGACCTCCTAAATCTAAACAACTGCAACATCCATCACCCAGATCAGAAACCTCATCCCTTGAGCCCCCTCCTAAGAAAAGAGGTCGTCCAAAAATCGTCAGGTTGGATGAGTCTCCTCAGGGAAGTCAGTCTCAGAAGTCTTCTACTAAGCTCCCCATACTTGAACACTCAAATGTCTCTGATCCAGAGGATGGACTGAAACTCCCAAAGCCAACACCCAAAACACAAGTTCATCCCAAATGTTCCTCTTCTGTCAAGACAAAGAAATCTAAATCACAAGACTCATCATCTGGAAAGAAGGGTGCTGAAGGAAAACTCAAACCCTCCTTGTCCAAAGCTAGAGATGCTCAAATCCGCCGCAAACGAAATAGGttaataatgaaaacaattatcaaaaatatcaataagATGAGAGTAAAGAAGAAGGATAAAGTACTCACACAGTTTCTTTCAGGGCAAAGCCAAAGTTACACAACTGATTTTGCTCAGAAGAACAATGAAGGTGATGCTGATTGTTCAGTTTCAGATGGTACACACTCTTTATCCTCACTTCTTACATCTTTTGGGGCAAAACTTGGTCCACAAATTAATGTCAGCAAACGTGGGACTATCTACATAGGAAAAAGGAGAGGTCGTAAACCTAAAACTCAAAGAGAAACTTCTGACCAAGACTCAGGCCAAGTTCTGAGTCAAAAGTCTCAGCAAGTCTTGACAGAATCTTCAAATCAGTTGAACTCTTTGTCCACCTCTGGTGAACATAGCAATTCATTTAATGGCCAATCTGCTTTGTGCAGCTTCCCCTATTCATTTAAACATCTCGAGTCCCCTTCGCCCTCTATTAGTTCTTTCCGGAGAAAGCTTCATCCTGGCAACCATGAATATGATCAACATTCTGCTTCAAAGGTAACCAGTTCCCAAAAGGTTAAAGCAGTGCCTGAAGAGAAATCTAAACCTCCCTCCTCTTCACAGTCAGCACCACACCCTTCGGCCACATCCCAGTTAGGCTCTGTAAGGATTCAAGACCACAGAACAACACACCTTGCACGATCAGCATTGATGGAGCAAGAAAGACTCAAATACAAGTGCCATAGAAAAGGTCATAATTGCTTTACCCATGATAAGACTAGGAGACATAAACACAAATGTAAGAAAAAGTTTCTTCAACTCAGGGCCAAAAGGCAAGACCCAGCTTTTCTGGCAGAGGTTGAGGAGTTAGTAGTCAGACTTAGTGAGATTCATATTGTACATCATATATCATCACGAGGGTGTGGGGATGAAGCTAAGTCTGGAAGAAAGAGTGGGAAAGGTAAAGCTCACGTTCTTCAGTGTCTGCCGCAAAACCTTCACCATCCGACCATGTTTCAGATCAACTTCAGTGGTTACTACTCACCTCAGTCAGAGTTTTCCCGTGACTCTCTGCATTATGTTGGAATGGCAGATTTTAAACGGAACAACGGATGCCCCTCACAACCAAGTGAACATATTGTTACACATTGTCCGGTAGTGCACAAACTTGGCTTCCCACTGTCAGGAGGTGGTTGTTACCACTCGCCCTACAAAATGCCACTCTCTACCACTTCATTTGGTTTTGGACTTTATAGTGGATACCCTCCATCTGCAACTATATACCCTTCGTCACCTTTTTTACCCTCTTATGTGCACCCCTACTCCAAAAATCCCATTTTAAGCCCATCAAAGTTCCATAAAAGGAAGCATAAGTTTCTGAAACGTGACTCTGTACTTTGTAGCGGGAAGCCACAGGCAACGTACGCTAATGTAACATCTCATTCTTCTAGTGACTGGTTCAGTAGAAATAGCTGGCAAAGAAAAGACAACAGAGAGCAAGGTAGAGATAAAAGATTTGTGGATGATAGGCTTAGAGAAAGAGAAGGAACAGAGGGTTTACTAGGACAAAGTAAGCTCAGAAAAGACCATTTCAGAAGAGGTCTGTCCTCAAATTCACCCTGCTCTTCCTCAACACCCATAAAACAAACAGACCAACAAAAAACTTCACCACTTTCATATATAGGACCTGCACACCTGAGACCGATATCAAAAGTTAGGTGGGCAGAGCATCAGCAGCCATGGAGGTGGAGAGAGAGCTTTCAGGTAGAGCCGAGGAACAGGGGCTTAAACCAAGAAGCTGGATCAGGGTACCAGGAGGACGATGATGAAGGTGATGAAGAATTACCATCACCTCCCCTAGTAGACAGAACAATCCACCATCACGCTTTCCTGAGGAACCCCAACCTTGCTAGCAGTGGGTACAGTCGAATGACAGGCCAAAGGAGTACTGATGGAGTTCAGTGTGCTTCAAGAAACTTAATGAGACCTGGAAGCTCAACGATGAAGGAGTCTTGCTCAGCTGGAGGCAAAAGACCATCAG AGAGCTTCCAGCCTGGCAGTTCACTCTTCCGTGAGCACTATCCGCATGCTAGTCCATCGCTTAATGAAGGACAAGAGggaggaggaagagagaaaaGACCCAACATCAGCAAAACACACTTTCAGACCAATGATATCAGGCTTTTTTCTTCTAGTTCTGCTACCAAAAACAGCctttctcatttaaataattctaaAAACACAACGCAGAACAAGGGTACACTGAAACATGCCAAAAAGCCTCTCAGGAAGAAGAATCCCAAAGGTCTAGAGGTCACAGGACGTGAGGTGAAGAGGAGGGGACCAGGTCGACCAAGGAAAAACCCTGCACCGTGTTTTTTTCCAAATCTACTGACCACACCTTTGCATCATGAAGTGACAGAGTGTCCTGCAAAACGAAAGAAAGGTGAAAGAGATGATTACACAGTGCTCAGTGCGATTGAAGCCATTGCTCAACATGAGAAAAGgcaaagaaggaaaaaaagagatGAAGCTCGAAGCAACGAAGGTCAGGTAGATGAAGGAAAAGATGTAACTCTGAACCAAGAGCCCTCACATTCGCACGCTGACACATCCTCACCTTCCCAGGACCCATCAGTGTCAgtaaacagccaatcagagaagAGGTCTGCTGTGCCACATGAAAAGAAATACGAGTGGGCGGGGCTTTACTCAAATGTGTACAAAAGCGAAAA CCCCATGAGTCTGTCCTCTCCAGTACACACAGACTGCCTTGAGTATGATCCTGAAGAACATGAGCACGGCCTGCTTCCTGCACCTATACACGTAG gaAAGTATCTGAGGTTGAAACGGATTGACTTTCAGTTGCCCTATGACATATATCAACTCTGTGCACACAAaaag CGTCCTAAAAAGTCAAAGACCCCACGAAAGACAGCCCCATCCG ATGGGTCTGTTGATGTAATGTCTCACACTCAGACCGAAGACAGTTTCTGTAAACCTCATAAACACAGTGTGACTCGTGACTGCGTTTCTGACAGCCTTAATAG AAATGTCAGCTGTAGACCAACTACAGAGGAGGCTGAAGAAGAAATCAGTGAAACAGACACTGATAATAAGCTTCCCAATCAATCTGACCCTTTCGAACAGCAG GAGAAaggcaatgatgctgaaaatgtccCCTCCCCTCTCCTGATGATGCCCTTGTCTTTTGAGGAGAG GAGTTTTGTCTTGGAGCATGGCATTTTTCTGGTGAGAAACTATGAAAaaatgagagacagacaggcatTGCTCCTGAGGGAGGAGGTGACAGAgcgagagaaagaaaacaaagaagaTGGCGGGAGCAGCCAAAGTCAGAAAGGGGATCTGGAAGACACCAGCACTAAGTCAG
- the LOC127497749 gene encoding histone-lysine N-methyltransferase ASH1L-like isoform X5: MDKKRQKATPAPRLEKEERTEDRKRMRKTKGAEPEASSKNTNIELKPQQQTRPEELTDTKFDQSDGNVRMKIGVGAKRTKKPPKSLENFICRPTIRISQRLAHGDGHSSCGGEVSSSEIRVGKQSNREIQKKDSNNSISPKGSTRMNLPLPTSSKKGDSTPVITASKKTPSKNMRKADSKSLFPSDGPSYAVQPQTDSKVPLSDRITSSTLLKQTYSPPAAPSPPSSLQQNSSPQDSTQVLNVQKEKGKDLPTGEAMTSSLSSECSKVMTLNAQASQQSSSSLENDSTSFPVSCSENSLKQTPYPPKKTSRVRESHVDKVLNANEKEDGDSACSKNMCNTITNNRSEENGLLHQANPSIKIPLLLSASDKSAESATPENSTCTKELLESRERNKKYNESEVIDDTRKMTMEPAQTVAVQPSDGSRMGHIIDKNKKKDRHSSNQEEDVQCSSQTSSCADSQFNSSVLSDESPLHPKQNIISQNNQNAVEMTKMANKGEKMDLVKTPNVSSTASKMIPQKIKPIKVPYMKSSKALSSQQGKTRPVGRPPKSKQLQHPSPRSETSSLEPPPKKRGRPKIVRLDESPQGSQSQKSSTKLPILEHSNVSDPEDGLKLPKPTPKTQVHPKCSSSVKTKKSKSQDSSSGKKGAEGKLKPSLSKARDAQIRRKRNRLIMKTIIKNINKMRVKKKDKVLTQFLSGQSQSYTTDFAQKNNEGDADCSVSDGTHSLSSLLTSFGAKLGPQINVSKRGTIYIGKRRGRKPKTQRETSDQDSGQVLSQKSQQVLTESSNQLNSLSTSGEHSNSFNGQSALCSFPYSFKHLESPSPSISSFRRKLHPGNHEYDQHSASKVTSSQKVKAVPEEKSKPPSSSQSAPHPSATSQLGSVRIQDHRTTHLARSALMEQERLKYKCHRKGHNCFTHDKTRRHKHKCKKKFLQLRAKRQDPAFLAEVEELVVRLSEIHIVHHISSRGCGDEAKSGRKSGKGKAHVLQCLPQNLHHPTMFQINFSGYYSPQSEFSRDSLHYVGMADFKRNNGCPSQPSEHIVTHCPVVHKLGFPLSGGGCYHSPYKMPLSTTSFGFGLYSGYPPSATIYPSSPFLPSYVHPYSKNPILSPSKFHKRKHKFLKRDSVLCSGKPQATYANVTSHSSSDWFSRNSWQRKDNREQGRDKRFVDDRLREREGTEGLLGQSKLRKDHFRRGLSSNSPCSSSTPIKQTDQQKTSPLSYIGPAHLRPISKVRWAEHQQPWRWRESFQVEPRNRGLNQEAGSGYQEDDDEGDEELPSPPLVDRTIHHHAFLRNPNLASSGYSRMTGQRSTDGVQCASRNLMRPGSSTMKESCSAGGKRPSESFQPGSSLFREHYPHASPSLNEGQEGGGREKRPNISKTHFQTNDIRLFSSSSATKNSLSHLNNSKNTTQNKGTLKHAKKPLRKKNPKGLEVTGREVKRRGPGRPRKNPAPCFFPNLLTTPLHHEVTECPAKRKKGERDDYTVLSAIEAIAQHEKRQRRKKRDEARSNEGQVDEGKDVTLNQEPSHSHADTSSPSQDPSVSVNSQSEKRSAVPHEKKYEWAGLYSNVYKSENPMSLSSPVHTDCLEYDPEEHEHGLLPAPIHVGKYLRLKRIDFQLPYDIYQLCAHKKRPKKSKTPRKTAPSDRRQFL; this comes from the exons GATAAGAAAAGGCAAAAGGCAACACCTGCACCAAGACTGGAGAAAGAAGAGAGGACAGAAGACAGGAAGAGgatgagaaaaaccaaaggGGCTGAACCAGAAGCTTCCTCAAAGAATACTAACATCGAACTTAAGCCCCAGCAGCAGACTAGGCCGGAGGAGTTAACAGATACAAAGTTCGACCAGTCAGACGGAAATGTAAGAATGAAAATAGGGGTTGGAGCAAAACGGACGAAGAAGCCCCCAAAGAGCCTTGAGAACTTCATATGCAGGCCCACAATTAGGATCTCTCAAAGGCTTGCACACGGAGATGGTCATAGTTCATGTGGAGGTGAAGTCTCCAGTTCCGAAATCAGAGTGGGCAAGCAGTCAAATCGAGAGATTCAGAAAAAAGATAGCAACAATTCCATTTCTCCAAAAGGTTCCACAAGGATGAATCTCCCACTTCCCACTTCATCCAAAAAAGGTGACTCTACACCAGTAATTACAGCCTCTAAAAAG ACTCCATCAAAAAACATGAGGAAGGCTGACTCAAAGTCATTATTCCCATCGGATGGACCTTCTTATGCAGTTCAACCACAGACAGATAGCAAAGTACCACTTTCAGATAGGATAACTTCCTCTACCTTGCTGAAACAGACGTATTCACCTCCAGCTGCCCCTTCTCCACCTTCCTCATTACAACAGAACTCCAGTCCACAAGACAGCACGCAggttttaaatgttcaaaaagaAAAGGGCAAAGATCTCCCAACTGGAGAAGCAATGACCTCCTCCCTCAGTTCAGAATGTTCAAAGGTTATGACTCTGAATGCTCAGGCATCTCAGCAGTCTTCTTCCAGTCTTGAAAATGACAGCACATCGTTTCCAGTATCATGTAGTGAGAATTCACTCAAGCAAACTCCCTATCCTCCAAAAAAGACTTCTAGAGTCAGAGAAAGTCATGTTGACAAGGTTTTGAATGCAAATGAGAAAGAGGATGGAGATTCTGCATGTTCCAAGAACATGTGTAACACCATAACTAACAATAGGAGTGAGGAAAATGGTTTATTGCATCAGGCAAATCCCTCTATCAAGATACCTCTGCTCCTTTCTGCTTCAGATAAATCTGCTGAATCAGCAACTCCTGAGAACAGCACTTGTACGAAAGAGTTACTGGAAAGCAGAGAAAGAAACAAGAAGTATAATGAAAGTGAAGTCATAGATGACACCAGAAAAATGACCATGGAACCTGCCCAAACCGTTGCTGTCCAGCCAAGTGATGGCAGCAGGATGGGGCATATCATTGACAAGAATAAGAAAAAGGATAGGCATAGTTCAAACCAGGAAGAAGATGTGCAGTGTTCATCTCAAACTTCCAGCTGTGCAGATTCTCAGTTTAACAGTTCTGTTCTAAGTGATGAGTCACCTTTACATCCCAAACAaaacatcatctcacagaacaATCAAAACGCTGTTGAAATGACAAAGATGGCAAATAAAGGGGAGAAGATGGATCTTGTCAAAACTCCTAATGTTAGTTCCACTGCCTCTAAAATGATAcctcaaaaaataaaacctatAAAAGTTCCTTACATGAAGTCCTCAAAGGCATTGTCATCACAGCAGGGTAAAACAAGACCAGTTGGTCGACCTCCTAAATCTAAACAACTGCAACATCCATCACCCAGATCAGAAACCTCATCCCTTGAGCCCCCTCCTAAGAAAAGAGGTCGTCCAAAAATCGTCAGGTTGGATGAGTCTCCTCAGGGAAGTCAGTCTCAGAAGTCTTCTACTAAGCTCCCCATACTTGAACACTCAAATGTCTCTGATCCAGAGGATGGACTGAAACTCCCAAAGCCAACACCCAAAACACAAGTTCATCCCAAATGTTCCTCTTCTGTCAAGACAAAGAAATCTAAATCACAAGACTCATCATCTGGAAAGAAGGGTGCTGAAGGAAAACTCAAACCCTCCTTGTCCAAAGCTAGAGATGCTCAAATCCGCCGCAAACGAAATAGGttaataatgaaaacaattatcaaaaatatcaataagATGAGAGTAAAGAAGAAGGATAAAGTACTCACACAGTTTCTTTCAGGGCAAAGCCAAAGTTACACAACTGATTTTGCTCAGAAGAACAATGAAGGTGATGCTGATTGTTCAGTTTCAGATGGTACACACTCTTTATCCTCACTTCTTACATCTTTTGGGGCAAAACTTGGTCCACAAATTAATGTCAGCAAACGTGGGACTATCTACATAGGAAAAAGGAGAGGTCGTAAACCTAAAACTCAAAGAGAAACTTCTGACCAAGACTCAGGCCAAGTTCTGAGTCAAAAGTCTCAGCAAGTCTTGACAGAATCTTCAAATCAGTTGAACTCTTTGTCCACCTCTGGTGAACATAGCAATTCATTTAATGGCCAATCTGCTTTGTGCAGCTTCCCCTATTCATTTAAACATCTCGAGTCCCCTTCGCCCTCTATTAGTTCTTTCCGGAGAAAGCTTCATCCTGGCAACCATGAATATGATCAACATTCTGCTTCAAAGGTAACCAGTTCCCAAAAGGTTAAAGCAGTGCCTGAAGAGAAATCTAAACCTCCCTCCTCTTCACAGTCAGCACCACACCCTTCGGCCACATCCCAGTTAGGCTCTGTAAGGATTCAAGACCACAGAACAACACACCTTGCACGATCAGCATTGATGGAGCAAGAAAGACTCAAATACAAGTGCCATAGAAAAGGTCATAATTGCTTTACCCATGATAAGACTAGGAGACATAAACACAAATGTAAGAAAAAGTTTCTTCAACTCAGGGCCAAAAGGCAAGACCCAGCTTTTCTGGCAGAGGTTGAGGAGTTAGTAGTCAGACTTAGTGAGATTCATATTGTACATCATATATCATCACGAGGGTGTGGGGATGAAGCTAAGTCTGGAAGAAAGAGTGGGAAAGGTAAAGCTCACGTTCTTCAGTGTCTGCCGCAAAACCTTCACCATCCGACCATGTTTCAGATCAACTTCAGTGGTTACTACTCACCTCAGTCAGAGTTTTCCCGTGACTCTCTGCATTATGTTGGAATGGCAGATTTTAAACGGAACAACGGATGCCCCTCACAACCAAGTGAACATATTGTTACACATTGTCCGGTAGTGCACAAACTTGGCTTCCCACTGTCAGGAGGTGGTTGTTACCACTCGCCCTACAAAATGCCACTCTCTACCACTTCATTTGGTTTTGGACTTTATAGTGGATACCCTCCATCTGCAACTATATACCCTTCGTCACCTTTTTTACCCTCTTATGTGCACCCCTACTCCAAAAATCCCATTTTAAGCCCATCAAAGTTCCATAAAAGGAAGCATAAGTTTCTGAAACGTGACTCTGTACTTTGTAGCGGGAAGCCACAGGCAACGTACGCTAATGTAACATCTCATTCTTCTAGTGACTGGTTCAGTAGAAATAGCTGGCAAAGAAAAGACAACAGAGAGCAAGGTAGAGATAAAAGATTTGTGGATGATAGGCTTAGAGAAAGAGAAGGAACAGAGGGTTTACTAGGACAAAGTAAGCTCAGAAAAGACCATTTCAGAAGAGGTCTGTCCTCAAATTCACCCTGCTCTTCCTCAACACCCATAAAACAAACAGACCAACAAAAAACTTCACCACTTTCATATATAGGACCTGCACACCTGAGACCGATATCAAAAGTTAGGTGGGCAGAGCATCAGCAGCCATGGAGGTGGAGAGAGAGCTTTCAGGTAGAGCCGAGGAACAGGGGCTTAAACCAAGAAGCTGGATCAGGGTACCAGGAGGACGATGATGAAGGTGATGAAGAATTACCATCACCTCCCCTAGTAGACAGAACAATCCACCATCACGCTTTCCTGAGGAACCCCAACCTTGCTAGCAGTGGGTACAGTCGAATGACAGGCCAAAGGAGTACTGATGGAGTTCAGTGTGCTTCAAGAAACTTAATGAGACCTGGAAGCTCAACGATGAAGGAGTCTTGCTCAGCTGGAGGCAAAAGACCATCAG AGAGCTTCCAGCCTGGCAGTTCACTCTTCCGTGAGCACTATCCGCATGCTAGTCCATCGCTTAATGAAGGACAAGAGggaggaggaagagagaaaaGACCCAACATCAGCAAAACACACTTTCAGACCAATGATATCAGGCTTTTTTCTTCTAGTTCTGCTACCAAAAACAGCctttctcatttaaataattctaaAAACACAACGCAGAACAAGGGTACACTGAAACATGCCAAAAAGCCTCTCAGGAAGAAGAATCCCAAAGGTCTAGAGGTCACAGGACGTGAGGTGAAGAGGAGGGGACCAGGTCGACCAAGGAAAAACCCTGCACCGTGTTTTTTTCCAAATCTACTGACCACACCTTTGCATCATGAAGTGACAGAGTGTCCTGCAAAACGAAAGAAAGGTGAAAGAGATGATTACACAGTGCTCAGTGCGATTGAAGCCATTGCTCAACATGAGAAAAGgcaaagaaggaaaaaaagagatGAAGCTCGAAGCAACGAAGGTCAGGTAGATGAAGGAAAAGATGTAACTCTGAACCAAGAGCCCTCACATTCGCACGCTGACACATCCTCACCTTCCCAGGACCCATCAGTGTCAgtaaacagccaatcagagaagAGGTCTGCTGTGCCACATGAAAAGAAATACGAGTGGGCGGGGCTTTACTCAAATGTGTACAAAAGCGAAAA CCCCATGAGTCTGTCCTCTCCAGTACACACAGACTGCCTTGAGTATGATCCTGAAGAACATGAGCACGGCCTGCTTCCTGCACCTATACACGTAG gaAAGTATCTGAGGTTGAAACGGATTGACTTTCAGTTGCCCTATGACATATATCAACTCTGTGCACACAAaaag CGTCCTAAAAAGTCAAAGACCCCACGAAAGACAGCCCCATCCG ACCGAAGACAGTTTCTGTAA